A window of the Bacteroides thetaiotaomicron VPI-5482 genome harbors these coding sequences:
- a CDS encoding SusC/RagA family TonB-linked outer membrane protein produces the protein MEKLYLKRSWRIGTCLMVLLTFFALSLSAQNRKVTGVVVDEFGDPLPGANITVVGNQNLATATNMEGQFTLNNVPKDAILNVRFIGYAVKTIRLATLKNNDLLRIVLSEDVKELNDVVVTALGISRESKSLGYARQSIDTESLLDTRDPNLLNSLSGKVSGVNFISNGGPLSSTRVEIRGNNSLTGNNQPLYVIDGVPIMNPMGEDGDLDYGNPASAISPDDIESIEVLKGANAAALYGSDAANGVILITTRKATKKSGLGVSYGYNMQFTFLREFPAYQNVYGSASLPAVGVGDGFNYYGSNSKNGYAYDPSLPYGIFVFNWANPNQRSWGLPMLGFDLVGRNNQIRSYVPNKDGITDMYEMGVAMTHSVSVNKVFNGAGIRFNYTGIDYDGMLKNFDNMKRHTFDLRVNMDLAKWLSSEISVNYQLETADNRDYKGDSNRNPMRAIMNMPRDVVMEELLPWKRETGEAFTRGNGFYNPYWLLNEISNGDGRNNFRGNLTLNIKPIQGMNIRLRASVEKANKNGWKFDNYYTMWDIDGQYETFREASNNYNYEGVISYNRNIKKVSLSANLGTSMQKNDWYKLWNQVSQLAAPDVKSLSNNASILSGTESVNAKEKQSVFGMLSLGYHGLFVDGTFRNDWSSSLPKANNSYFYASGSASAVLTEIFPKLKSKTFSFAKLRGSIARVGNDAGFDRLINSYSYGGLFRNDMAWFQGDAVRKNPNLKPETTISKEIGAEVRLLDGRLTADVTYYDKYTRDQIVESELSYLSNYQRVIINSGKISNKGWEISVSGVPVKVKNFEWKTIFNWSKNNSMVESLPEGIDKIQIGSGVYNVKSYAEVGKPYGAIYAKTFKRDAEGYILCQLDGSPKEGQDYEYLGCVQADWRGGWNNVFRLGNFSFSVMFDFQKGGKFFSQTSIQSSVDGQSVKSLEGRDADFFSRKILGESDEERYGFMRPQNANTPTANGQIYPDWGRPKGVVLPNCRYDEDVEGLAGQQVLGYCTPERYWMHYTSRDISRFIYDASYVKLREITVSYDLPKKWLRKTPFQTFRVAAVGRNIATLFANTPHGLDPQATSTTGNAQGFERGFNLPSATYGFDIKVSF, from the coding sequence ATGGAGAAACTTTATCTGAAAAGAAGCTGGAGGATAGGGACGTGCCTGATGGTATTGCTCACGTTCTTCGCACTTTCACTTTCGGCGCAAAACCGAAAGGTCACTGGAGTCGTTGTTGACGAGTTTGGTGATCCGCTTCCAGGTGCTAATATTACGGTGGTTGGAAACCAAAACTTAGCTACTGCGACAAATATGGAGGGACAATTTACCTTGAACAATGTGCCGAAAGATGCTATTCTGAATGTAAGATTCATAGGCTATGCTGTAAAGACTATCAGACTGGCTACCTTGAAAAACAATGATCTGCTGCGCATCGTTCTAAGTGAGGATGTCAAAGAACTGAACGATGTCGTGGTTACGGCATTGGGCATCAGTCGTGAATCCAAATCGTTGGGATATGCCCGTCAGTCCATTGACACGGAATCTCTGCTGGATACACGTGACCCGAACTTATTGAATAGTCTGAGCGGTAAAGTTTCGGGCGTTAATTTTATTTCGAATGGCGGTCCGTTGTCTTCTACCCGTGTGGAGATTCGTGGTAACAACTCCCTGACCGGAAATAACCAGCCGTTGTACGTAATTGACGGTGTGCCCATCATGAACCCGATGGGAGAAGATGGAGACTTGGACTATGGTAATCCTGCTTCTGCTATCAGCCCGGACGATATTGAATCAATCGAAGTTTTGAAAGGTGCCAATGCGGCTGCCTTGTATGGATCTGATGCTGCCAATGGCGTTATTCTGATCACTACCCGTAAAGCTACCAAGAAATCCGGACTCGGTGTTTCTTATGGCTACAATATGCAGTTTACTTTCTTGCGTGAATTTCCTGCCTATCAGAATGTTTATGGTTCGGCCAGCCTTCCGGCTGTCGGTGTGGGTGACGGATTCAACTATTATGGTTCCAACTCAAAGAACGGTTATGCTTATGACCCCAGCCTGCCTTATGGTATTTTTGTATTTAACTGGGCGAATCCGAACCAACGCTCATGGGGGCTGCCGATGTTAGGCTTTGATCTGGTGGGACGTAATAATCAGATACGTTCTTATGTACCTAATAAGGATGGTATCACGGATATGTACGAAATGGGTGTAGCCATGACTCATAGTGTTTCGGTCAATAAGGTGTTCAATGGAGCAGGTATCCGTTTCAACTATACGGGTATCGACTACGACGGAATGCTGAAGAACTTTGATAACATGAAGCGTCACACATTTGACCTGCGTGTGAATATGGATCTGGCTAAATGGCTGTCCAGTGAAATCTCCGTTAACTATCAGCTGGAAACAGCCGATAACCGTGATTATAAAGGTGACAGTAACCGTAACCCGATGCGTGCCATCATGAATATGCCGCGTGACGTCGTTATGGAGGAATTACTGCCGTGGAAGCGCGAGACAGGTGAAGCCTTCACGCGTGGTAACGGATTCTACAATCCTTACTGGCTGCTGAACGAAATCAGCAATGGTGACGGCCGTAATAACTTCCGTGGTAACCTGACTCTTAATATCAAACCGATTCAGGGAATGAATATCCGTTTGCGTGCCAGTGTAGAAAAGGCAAACAAGAACGGTTGGAAGTTTGACAATTATTATACCATGTGGGATATCGACGGACAGTACGAAACTTTCCGTGAAGCCTCCAACAACTACAATTATGAAGGAGTTATTTCTTATAACCGCAATATCAAGAAGGTCAGCCTCAGTGCTAACTTGGGTACTTCTATGCAAAAGAATGACTGGTATAAACTCTGGAATCAGGTTTCTCAACTGGCAGCTCCGGATGTGAAGTCATTGTCCAACAATGCCTCTATATTGAGTGGAACGGAAAGTGTGAATGCGAAAGAGAAACAGTCCGTATTCGGTATGTTGTCTTTGGGATATCATGGTTTGTTTGTAGACGGAACTTTCCGTAACGACTGGTCAAGTTCTTTGCCGAAAGCTAACAATTCTTACTTCTATGCCTCCGGTAGTGCCAGTGCCGTGTTGACGGAAATCTTCCCCAAGCTGAAGAGCAAGACATTCTCATTCGCCAAGTTGCGCGGATCTATTGCCCGCGTGGGTAACGATGCTGGTTTCGACCGTTTGATTAACAGTTACAGTTACGGAGGATTGTTCCGTAATGACATGGCGTGGTTCCAGGGTGACGCCGTACGCAAGAATCCGAACTTGAAACCGGAAACAACCATCTCAAAAGAAATCGGTGCGGAAGTTCGTTTGCTGGACGGACGCCTGACAGCAGATGTTACTTACTATGACAAATACACTCGTGATCAGATTGTCGAGTCGGAACTTTCTTATTTATCCAATTACCAGCGTGTAATCATCAACTCCGGTAAAATCTCCAACAAGGGTTGGGAAATCTCCGTGAGCGGTGTGCCGGTGAAGGTGAAGAACTTCGAGTGGAAAACCATTTTCAACTGGTCAAAGAACAATTCCATGGTAGAATCATTGCCCGAAGGTATCGACAAGATACAGATTGGTAGCGGTGTGTACAACGTGAAGTCTTATGCGGAAGTAGGCAAGCCCTACGGTGCTATCTATGCGAAGACATTTAAACGCGATGCCGAAGGATACATCCTTTGTCAGCTCGACGGGTCGCCGAAAGAAGGACAGGACTATGAATATTTAGGTTGTGTACAGGCTGACTGGCGAGGTGGCTGGAACAACGTGTTCCGTTTGGGTAATTTCTCCTTCTCTGTTATGTTCGACTTCCAGAAGGGTGGTAAGTTCTTCTCACAGACATCCATCCAGAGTTCTGTAGACGGACAATCCGTCAAGTCATTGGAAGGTCGTGACGCGGATTTCTTCTCCAGAAAGATTTTGGGTGAGTCGGACGAAGAACGATATGGCTTCATGCGTCCTCAGAACGCCAACACACCGACCGCAAACGGGCAGATTTATCCTGACTGGGGACGTCCTAAAGGGGTAGTTCTTCCTAATTGCCGTTATGACGAAGACGTAGAAGGGCTGGCAGGACAACAAGTATTGGGTTATTGTACCCCCGAACGCTATTGGATGCACTATACCTCTCGTGATATTTCCCGTTTCATCTACGATGCTTCTTATGTGAAGTTGCGTGAAATCACTGTCAGCTACGATTTACCGAAAAAATGGCTGAGAAAGACTCCGTTCCAGACATTCCGTGTGGCGGCTGTCGGACGAAACATTGCTACCTTGTTTGCCAATACACCGCACGGGCTTGATCCGCAGGCAACGAGTACAACAGGAAATGCACAAGGTTTCGAACGTGGTTTCAACCTGCCTTCCGCAACCTATGGATTTGATATTAAAGTTTCTTTTTAA
- a CDS encoding DUF5010 domain-containing protein codes for MKNYLKITMGLVLASMIVSCSDEDNTIVPDTNPDPVIPTEGTFILPAPAVESNIPEHSFLMGALFSYQKNLRNGEDAASGGTSSTTFYNKPLFEVKSFGATETEWWDNLVEEMVYSGLDYVAPNCRGRLPKADTDPAYDRDHGDPTRIKDFVAALQRRNEENLKIAIFDDCPASWAAARNFDLYQTYATFISAETQQNKGLTDEEVMYPLDNLDDIYKYIWDYNIKLAFDNFYGENKANNKYLLRIDGKPVLFLWSINGFLNVDYAALGNKKIDCKGKLKAILNKIHADFKSAYGEDLFICADRAFQDRDKEVDESVVESLNDWFIASEQAPTRSSWTVRTFNGKTVGVAVPAFYTNDKSGTRMFFDADHGKRLTDALDDMVAKNADLVFLEGFTDMAENAAYWRSTDNIYYDFPNQRLNILRKYSSSRAWAESFRVEMEACDYFFDVSAKNSGNQYRTGSLDVAKIAGVAPDKNTEWYVTSTEAGEWMEWKELPYAAGDITVKVCYAAKEDAKIRFDFGEGTKRRQGPVVELHATGGEWVTVDAFTMKSDVNGWRRTVLNIVAGKPDLNYFTITVEK; via the coding sequence TATTAGCTTCCATGATTGTTAGCTGTTCTGATGAGGACAATACTATTGTTCCTGATACTAATCCGGACCCGGTTATACCGACAGAAGGGACGTTCATACTTCCTGCTCCTGCGGTAGAGAGTAATATTCCCGAACATAGTTTTTTGATGGGGGCGCTGTTCAGCTATCAGAAGAATCTCCGCAATGGAGAAGATGCTGCCAGTGGCGGGACTAGTTCTACTACCTTTTATAATAAGCCGCTTTTCGAAGTGAAGTCTTTTGGTGCTACGGAAACAGAGTGGTGGGATAACTTGGTAGAAGAGATGGTGTATAGTGGTTTGGATTATGTAGCTCCCAATTGCCGCGGACGCTTGCCGAAGGCGGACACTGATCCTGCTTATGACAGAGATCATGGCGATCCTACCCGTATCAAAGACTTCGTTGCTGCTTTACAGCGTCGGAATGAAGAAAATCTGAAGATCGCCATCTTCGATGACTGTCCGGCTTCCTGGGCGGCTGCCCGCAATTTTGACTTGTATCAGACCTATGCTACATTCATTAGTGCGGAAACTCAGCAAAACAAGGGACTGACCGATGAAGAGGTGATGTATCCGCTGGACAATTTGGACGATATATATAAGTATATATGGGATTACAATATAAAACTGGCCTTCGATAACTTTTATGGCGAGAATAAAGCCAATAACAAGTATCTTCTTCGCATAGACGGCAAACCTGTCCTGTTTTTGTGGAGCATCAACGGTTTCCTTAATGTAGACTATGCTGCATTGGGCAACAAGAAAATTGACTGTAAAGGCAAATTAAAGGCCATTCTGAACAAGATTCATGCTGACTTCAAGTCTGCTTATGGCGAAGATCTCTTTATTTGTGCCGACAGAGCCTTTCAGGACCGTGATAAAGAGGTGGACGAATCAGTCGTAGAATCACTGAACGATTGGTTTATTGCCTCTGAGCAGGCTCCCACCCGTAGTTCCTGGACGGTACGTACCTTCAATGGAAAAACTGTAGGTGTGGCTGTTCCGGCTTTCTATACCAATGATAAATCGGGTACCCGTATGTTTTTTGATGCAGATCACGGCAAACGTTTGACGGATGCTTTGGACGATATGGTTGCGAAGAATGCTGATCTGGTCTTCCTGGAAGGTTTTACCGATATGGCCGAGAATGCCGCTTATTGGAGAAGTACCGACAACATTTACTATGACTTCCCCAACCAGCGTCTGAACATTCTCCGTAAATACAGTAGCAGCCGGGCATGGGCCGAATCATTCCGTGTAGAAATGGAGGCCTGCGATTACTTCTTCGATGTATCTGCTAAGAATAGCGGTAATCAATACCGTACCGGAAGTCTGGATGTTGCCAAAATAGCCGGTGTGGCTCCGGATAAGAACACCGAATGGTATGTCACCAGCACAGAGGCGGGTGAGTGGATGGAATGGAAAGAACTGCCTTATGCTGCCGGAGATATCACAGTCAAGGTATGTTATGCTGCCAAAGAAGATGCTAAAATCCGTTTTGACTTTGGCGAAGGCACGAAAAGAAGACAAGGGCCTGTCGTAGAACTTCATGCAACCGGAGGCGAATGGGTTACTGTCGACGCTTTCACCATGAAGAGCGATGTGAATGGCTGGCGCCGTACAGTGCTGAACATTGTGGCGGGCAAACCTGATTTGAACTACTTCACCATCACTGTAGAAAAATGA